The following coding sequences lie in one Meles meles chromosome X, mMelMel3.1 paternal haplotype, whole genome shotgun sequence genomic window:
- the LOC123934762 gene encoding histone H2A-like, protein MSGKRSGQTSYRLGKQTSSCSTKTKLQVPVSHVEPVLQEHQPVQNLSFSSQVCLSAILKYVATNILELVGNEAQHNCRVRRAVNNNMQNGHLFEDDTTSQVSEMF, encoded by the coding sequence ATGTCTGGGAAAAGAAGCGGTCAGACCTCCTACAGGCTGGGGAAGCAGACATCGTCCTGCTCCACAAAAACCAAGCTGCAGGTCCCCGTGAGCCATGTAGAGCCCGTCCTGCAGGAGCACCAGCCTGTCCAGAACCTGAGCTTCTCCAGCCAGGTCTGCCTGTCGGCCATCCTCAAGTACGTGGCCACCAACATTCTGGAGCTGGTGGGCAACGAGGCCCAGCACAACTGCAGGGTTCGGAGGGCCGTGAACAACAACATGCAGAACGGCCACCTCTTTGAGGATGACACCACT